The Rhinoderma darwinii isolate aRhiDar2 chromosome 8, aRhiDar2.hap1, whole genome shotgun sequence genome has a window encoding:
- the NXT2 gene encoding NTF2-related export protein 2 isoform X2 has protein sequence MASYDFRTDVDLACRAAEEFVSLYYETIDKRRRQLTKLYMDTATLIWNGNPISGQSALIEFFEMLPSSLFSVNMFDCQPVHELATQGQKTVLVAVHGSVKFEGNKHHYFNQIFLLTLHTTPTNSVWKIASDCFRFQDWANS, from the exons ATGGCGTCTTAC GACTTCCGGACTGATGTGGACCTGGCATGCAGGGCCGCTGAAGAGTTTGTGAGTCTGTATTACGAAACCATTGACAAGAGGAGAAGG caacTCACAAAACTGTATATGGATACCGCAACTTTGATCTGGAACGGAAATCCGATTTCTGGACAGAGTGCTCTTATCGAATTTTTCGAAATGTTACCGTCAAGCTTATTTTCGGTGAATATGTTCGATTGTCAGCCGGTCCACG AACTGGCTACTCAAGGACAGAAGACGGTGCTGGTGGCTGTGCACGGATCTGTCAAGTTTGAAGGGAATAAACATCACTACTTTAACCAGATTTTCCTCCTGACGCTGCACACCACGCCAACAAACAGCGTGTGGAAGATTGCAAGCGACTGCTTTCGCTTCCAAGATTGGGCCAACTCATAG
- the NXT2 gene encoding NTF2-related export protein 2 isoform X1 yields MLLAVMPKGPGGGVEDFRTDVDLACRAAEEFVSLYYETIDKRRRQLTKLYMDTATLIWNGNPISGQSALIEFFEMLPSSLFSVNMFDCQPVHELATQGQKTVLVAVHGSVKFEGNKHHYFNQIFLLTLHTTPTNSVWKIASDCFRFQDWANS; encoded by the exons ATGCTGCTCGCTGTCATGCCGAAAGGACCTGGGGGCGGCGTTGAG GACTTCCGGACTGATGTGGACCTGGCATGCAGGGCCGCTGAAGAGTTTGTGAGTCTGTATTACGAAACCATTGACAAGAGGAGAAGG caacTCACAAAACTGTATATGGATACCGCAACTTTGATCTGGAACGGAAATCCGATTTCTGGACAGAGTGCTCTTATCGAATTTTTCGAAATGTTACCGTCAAGCTTATTTTCGGTGAATATGTTCGATTGTCAGCCGGTCCACG AACTGGCTACTCAAGGACAGAAGACGGTGCTGGTGGCTGTGCACGGATCTGTCAAGTTTGAAGGGAATAAACATCACTACTTTAACCAGATTTTCCTCCTGACGCTGCACACCACGCCAACAAACAGCGTGTGGAAGATTGCAAGCGACTGCTTTCGCTTCCAAGATTGGGCCAACTCATAG